A window from Carassius auratus strain Wakin chromosome 48, ASM336829v1, whole genome shotgun sequence encodes these proteins:
- the LOC113065322 gene encoding transcription initiation factor TFIID subunit 8-like has protein sequence MADSVVMGSGSLNSGSRSGSSKASTSPTENYQLARRRTLQVVVSSLLTECGFESAEKAVVETLTEMMQSYITEVGRCAKATCEHTARSTPTLSDVVVTLVEMGFNVDTLPVYAKRSQRMVITAPPVTNAPVIPKALVAGQKRTHPTYIPGHFPEFPDPHTYIKTPTFREPVSDYQVVREKAASQRRDVERALTASWPRTGETQSLFKDDISAFPLISAKPSAIPYLSALLPSELELQSLEETDSSEQDDQTDTENNSSHIIQLTGLSSKVVFVAVQMGVQFHFLKQ, from the exons CGCTCGGGGAGCAGTAAGGCCAGCACAAGTCCTACGGAGAACTATCAGCTGGCTCGGAGACGCACGCTGCAGGTGGTGGTCAGCTCTCTTCTGACAGAGTGTGGCTTCGAGAGCGCTGAGAAAGCGGTGGTGGAGACACTCACGGAGATGATGCAGAGCT ATATAACTGAGGTTGGACGTTGTGCGAAAGCAACCTGTGAGCACACAGCTAGAAGCACCCCTACACTCTCTGATGTGGTCGTCACACTGGTCGAAATGG GTTTTAATGTGGATACTCTTCCAGTGTATGCCAAAAGATCCCAAAGGATGGTCATAACTGCAC CTCCAGTAACGAATGCTCCAGTCATCCCAAAAGCCCTCGTGGCCGGACAGAAGCGCACTCATCCAACATACATCCCCGGTCACTTCCCTGAATTCCCAGATCCTCATACATACATCAAAACACCA ACCTTTAGAGAGCCTGTGTCAGATTACCAGGTGGTGAGAGAGAAGGCGGCATCACAAAGGAGAGATGTGGAGCGCGCGCTCACCGCTTCATGGCCAAGAACAGGAGAGACGCAAAGCCTTTTTAAGGATGACATCAGTGCATTCCCTT TAATTTCAGCAAAGCCGAGCGCCATCCCTTACCTCAGCGCCCTGCTGCCCTCTGAACTAGAGCTTCAGTCATTGGAGGAGACCGATTCATCTGAGCAGGATGaccagacagacacagagaacaACTCTAGTCACATTATTCAG CTCACTGGATTGTCAAGCAAGGTGGTATTTGTTGCAGTTCAGATGGGAGtccagtttcactttttgaagcaATGA